In Gimesia sp., the following are encoded in one genomic region:
- a CDS encoding PQQ-binding-like beta-propeller repeat protein → MQRILPLLILFVGFGLSVSHVSQAADWSQFRGPSGNGVSESTGLPTEWSAEKNILWKTKLPGHGSSSPVLYGDQIFLTAYTDYGLTAEDDGNPADLRLHVISINREDGIIMWDQSVAPLNQVQKITKRIVDHGYASGTPACDETGVYAFFGTSGVVAYDLKGNLKWQADVGNKTAGFGSASSPILYKDFVIINASIESETVYALEKATGKVAWKAENIVRAWTTPSIVDVPGGKQELVVNQKNQILGFDPDTGKQLWTCEGIQDYVVPVVVQNEGILYCLGGRSNRSIAVRPGGRGDVTKTHKLWEVNVGANVTSPVFHEGHLYWASDRGIAFCLNAKNGEVVYKNRLPTKSRLYASIVLADDKLYVTTRDNGVVVLKAVPEYVELARNEIKSDEDLFNASPAVSEGSIYLRTNGYLYRITEQK, encoded by the coding sequence ATGCAGCGTATCCTTCCCCTGCTCATTCTTTTTGTTGGATTTGGTCTTTCAGTCAGTCATGTCAGCCAGGCTGCTGACTGGTCTCAATTTCGAGGTCCTTCCGGGAATGGAGTTTCAGAATCGACGGGATTACCTACGGAATGGAGTGCCGAGAAAAACATCCTCTGGAAAACGAAACTTCCCGGGCATGGCTCTTCCAGCCCGGTTCTCTACGGGGACCAGATTTTTCTGACTGCTTATACCGATTACGGTTTGACAGCAGAAGATGACGGAAACCCAGCTGACCTGCGGCTGCACGTGATTTCAATCAATCGGGAAGATGGCATAATCATGTGGGACCAGTCAGTGGCCCCCTTGAACCAGGTGCAGAAAATCACCAAACGTATTGTGGACCATGGTTACGCCAGTGGGACACCTGCCTGTGATGAAACCGGCGTTTACGCCTTCTTTGGTACCTCGGGAGTGGTCGCTTACGATTTGAAGGGAAACCTCAAATGGCAGGCCGATGTCGGCAATAAGACTGCGGGATTCGGTTCCGCCTCCTCGCCGATCCTCTACAAAGACTTCGTGATCATCAATGCCAGTATCGAAAGCGAGACAGTCTATGCTCTGGAGAAAGCCACCGGGAAAGTCGCCTGGAAAGCTGAGAACATTGTCCGGGCCTGGACGACTCCTTCTATCGTCGATGTACCGGGAGGCAAACAGGAACTGGTAGTGAATCAGAAAAACCAGATCCTGGGCTTCGATCCTGATACCGGTAAACAGCTCTGGACCTGCGAAGGGATTCAGGACTATGTCGTTCCGGTCGTCGTTCAAAACGAAGGCATCCTCTACTGCCTTGGAGGGCGCAGCAATCGCAGTATTGCCGTTCGGCCTGGTGGCCGGGGAGACGTCACAAAAACCCATAAACTCTGGGAAGTGAACGTCGGTGCCAACGTAACTTCACCCGTCTTCCACGAAGGGCATCTTTATTGGGCCAGCGATCGCGGGATTGCATTCTGTCTGAACGCGAAAAATGGCGAAGTCGTCTATAAAAACCGGCTGCCGACCAAATCCCGGCTGTATGCCTCAATTGTTTTAGCAGATGACAAACTGTATGTCACGACCCGCGACAATGGGGTAGTCGTGCTCAAAGCGGTGCCGGAGTACGTTGAACTGGCACGGAATGAAATCAAGTCTGATGAAGACCTGTTTAATGCTTCGCCGGCAGTCAGTGAGGGGAGTATTTACCTGCGGACCAACGGTTATCTGTATCGAATTACGGAGCAGAAATAG
- a CDS encoding DUF1501 domain-containing protein, whose protein sequence is MFDFPLFSQSLSRRDLCKVALGGTLSFMLPGFDLQAAQKRGPERRKSVITLWMGGGPSQLETWDPHPGTQIGGPGKAISTVVPGLQISDMYPLLAEQLGGMSVIRSMVSKEGDHERGTKYLKTGYRPEPTTVYPALGAIITHEAPDKGLEIPQHISMGNTQFPARGGYLGAHLDAFRVPDPGKNIGNMRSGVGDPRQERRLENLNVVSQAFRRGRTIQTQKTLHQSTIDRALTMMSSEQLQAFEIEKEPAAVRAAYGDSPFGRGCLVARRLVEQGVHAIEVNLNGWDSHANNYTGHQTQSKILDPAFATLLKELKERDLLDSTIVLCIGEFGRTPKINPLDGRDHWPSGFSCIVGGGGLKGDIIIGETDPNGKEKDPTEPVRIQDLYATILQKLQIDFTKELISPIGRPLALSDGTPIAKLV, encoded by the coding sequence ATGTTCGACTTTCCTCTATTTTCACAATCGCTGAGTCGCCGGGACCTCTGTAAAGTTGCACTGGGAGGTACGCTCTCCTTCATGCTGCCCGGCTTTGATCTTCAGGCTGCGCAAAAGCGAGGGCCGGAACGGCGGAAATCTGTGATTACACTCTGGATGGGAGGCGGCCCCAGTCAGCTTGAGACATGGGACCCACACCCGGGGACTCAAATCGGCGGTCCGGGGAAAGCGATCTCTACCGTTGTCCCGGGTTTACAGATTTCCGATATGTATCCACTGCTCGCAGAACAGCTGGGGGGAATGTCCGTGATTCGGTCGATGGTCTCCAAAGAGGGAGACCACGAACGGGGTACGAAATATCTCAAAACCGGTTACCGCCCTGAACCGACGACTGTCTATCCGGCACTAGGTGCGATCATCACACACGAAGCCCCCGACAAAGGACTGGAAATCCCACAACATATTTCCATGGGTAACACCCAGTTTCCGGCTCGAGGCGGTTATCTGGGGGCACACCTCGATGCGTTTCGCGTTCCCGATCCCGGTAAGAATATTGGCAATATGCGATCCGGGGTGGGAGATCCTCGCCAGGAGCGGCGGCTGGAAAACCTGAATGTCGTCTCACAGGCATTTCGCAGAGGACGCACCATCCAGACCCAAAAAACGTTGCATCAGTCGACTATCGATCGTGCCCTGACCATGATGAGTTCCGAACAACTGCAGGCATTCGAAATTGAAAAAGAACCGGCAGCCGTCCGCGCCGCGTACGGCGACTCTCCGTTCGGTCGGGGTTGCCTGGTCGCCCGGCGACTCGTCGAACAGGGTGTGCATGCAATCGAAGTCAATCTGAATGGCTGGGACAGCCATGCGAATAACTACACTGGTCATCAGACTCAATCGAAAATCCTCGATCCCGCTTTTGCAACGCTGCTCAAGGAACTCAAAGAACGGGATCTGCTCGATTCGACAATTGTGCTTTGTATCGGCGAATTCGGTCGGACCCCCAAGATCAATCCGCTGGACGGACGCGACCACTGGCCTTCAGGCTTCTCCTGCATTGTGGGCGGAGGTGGCTTGAAAGGGGATATAATCATCGGCGAAACCGATCCCAACGGAAAAGAAAAAGATCCGACCGAACCGGTTCGCATTCAGGACCTGTACGCCACGATTCTGCAGAAGCTTCAAATCGACTTCACCAAAGAACTGATTTCCCCCATCGGCCGACCGCTGGCACTCAGCGATGGAACTCCGATTGCCAAGCTGGTCTGA
- a CDS encoding DUF1549 domain-containing protein has product MPASARNWILTCLPAGVVALVISLVAWASSSPLKKAEPIPVLQNEDSLIRTVDQVDQFFIQEWRERDLAPAAEADELTQMRRLSLALHGTIPSLEEIREFQAMSGDDRLERWTLKLLDDRRFADYFSERFTRAFVGVAQGQFIVFRRDRFKAWLSEQIQGNTPYDELVRKLIAGEGLWTGDPETNFITAAVADGNLDRNKLTGSTVRAFLGQRIDCAQCHDHPFDHWKQTDFEGLTAFYGQVEVQILGVRQNKKLKYEVEDRNTLETRTVAPQVPFLNECLPEEGTLRERLATWVTHPDNRRFERASANRIWGLLFGLPYIDPVDDLPAPTDLTQEAPELLDILGQDFRKNGYDIKRLIQIIVASKPFQRSSSTDMVDAEEIQRATRAWALFPLVRLRPEQIIGSMLQSSSLKTIDQNSNLFMRARRFFSEIDFVREYGDLGSDELNDFPGTIPQALLRMNGQFARDNGSASPFNAVGRITSLDISNEKRIETCFLVCLSRPPTAEELTHFLKQYESASNQEQREKVTEDLFWALYNSPEFSWNH; this is encoded by the coding sequence ATGCCCGCTTCCGCTCGCAACTGGATCCTGACCTGCCTCCCCGCGGGAGTTGTGGCGCTGGTGATCTCGCTGGTTGCCTGGGCTTCGAGCAGCCCCCTGAAGAAGGCGGAACCAATCCCCGTTCTGCAGAATGAAGATTCACTGATCCGCACGGTCGACCAGGTGGACCAGTTCTTCATACAAGAATGGCGGGAGCGAGATCTCGCCCCCGCAGCGGAGGCAGACGAACTGACACAGATGCGTCGGCTTTCACTCGCTTTGCATGGCACAATCCCATCCCTGGAAGAGATACGTGAATTCCAGGCGATGTCGGGGGATGATCGACTGGAGCGCTGGACCTTAAAACTTCTCGATGACCGCCGCTTCGCCGATTATTTTTCAGAGCGATTCACACGCGCCTTTGTTGGAGTCGCACAGGGACAATTCATTGTCTTTCGTCGCGATCGCTTCAAAGCCTGGCTGAGCGAACAGATTCAGGGCAATACGCCTTATGATGAACTGGTCAGAAAATTGATTGCCGGCGAAGGGCTCTGGACCGGCGACCCGGAAACTAATTTCATCACTGCGGCAGTCGCAGATGGTAACCTGGATCGGAACAAACTGACGGGCAGTACGGTACGTGCATTTCTGGGACAGCGAATCGATTGTGCCCAGTGTCACGATCATCCCTTCGATCACTGGAAGCAGACCGATTTCGAAGGCCTGACTGCTTTTTATGGCCAGGTGGAAGTACAGATCCTCGGCGTGCGGCAGAACAAAAAACTGAAGTACGAAGTTGAGGACCGAAATACGCTGGAAACGCGAACGGTTGCTCCGCAGGTTCCTTTCCTGAATGAGTGCCTGCCTGAGGAAGGGACACTGCGTGAGCGACTGGCGACCTGGGTGACACACCCCGACAACCGTCGTTTCGAACGTGCGTCTGCCAATCGAATCTGGGGGCTATTATTCGGCTTACCTTATATCGATCCGGTGGATGACCTGCCCGCACCTACCGATCTCACACAGGAAGCCCCCGAACTACTCGACATTCTGGGTCAGGACTTCCGCAAGAACGGATACGATATCAAACGCCTGATTCAGATTATTGTGGCATCGAAACCGTTTCAACGTTCATCATCCACAGACATGGTTGACGCAGAAGAGATCCAACGGGCGACACGTGCATGGGCACTGTTCCCACTGGTCCGGCTGCGTCCCGAGCAGATCATCGGTTCCATGCTGCAATCATCCTCGCTGAAAACCATTGACCAGAATTCAAATCTGTTCATGCGGGCCCGTCGCTTTTTCTCGGAGATCGATTTTGTACGCGAATATGGGGACCTGGGTAGTGACGAACTGAATGACTTTCCGGGAACGATTCCCCAAGCACTGTTGCGGATGAACGGTCAGTTTGCCAGAGATAACGGCAGTGCCTCCCCATTTAATGCCGTGGGTCGGATCACGTCGCTGGACATCTCGAACGAAAAGCGGATTGAAACCTGTTTCCTGGTCTGCCTGTCCCGACCACCGACAGCAGAAGAGCTGACGCACTTTTTGAAACAGTATGAGTCTGCCTCGAATCAGGAACAGCGCGAAAAAGTCACCGAGGACCTGTTCTGGGCGCTGTATAATTCACCTGAATTTTCATGGAATCATTGA
- a CDS encoding DUF4013 domain-containing protein — protein MKTHAETGNTLNVPATAHFSGGEAEQTVSEHATHAGDSNKNGQGTSALTTPTSDEVVQPAAVSPTTEIDQFYPDEVVGNIPPFPHLFKHPLKATFWTIRMLFGIVCLVLFLAVIAAIPLINFIALGYLLDVEGRVARTGKIRLAFPLLDIAPRLGTIVLGTGLWLIPLFLLSGAAADARLVDPGGTSYQTLHFINRLVSIFVALHLCLALARGGTFSCYLRPLKNAIWLFKQLRAGGYWERAAQNVSEFVSSLKLGQNFSLGLRGFLGALAWLLIPSLMFASASSPDGGKGGPVLVTLLGGLMLVIVLGWLPLLQAHFAAENRLRAMFELRTIRRKFKRTPIAWLVALIVVYVLSLPLYLFKVAALPRDAMWGITLIFVATIYPTKILLGWVYYRASSKTRNAWFGWRWLSRTLILPLLSLYVFLLFFTQFIGMHGNRVLMEHHVFLLPVPF, from the coding sequence TTGAAAACGCATGCAGAAACCGGGAATACCTTGAACGTTCCTGCAACGGCTCATTTCTCAGGAGGCGAAGCAGAGCAGACCGTGAGTGAACATGCGACACATGCCGGCGATTCGAACAAAAACGGACAGGGGACTTCCGCACTGACAACCCCGACTAGTGACGAAGTTGTTCAACCCGCTGCAGTCAGTCCGACCACCGAGATTGATCAGTTCTATCCCGATGAAGTAGTGGGAAATATCCCGCCATTCCCTCATCTGTTTAAACACCCGCTCAAGGCGACATTCTGGACAATTCGTATGCTGTTTGGCATCGTCTGTCTGGTTTTGTTTCTGGCCGTGATTGCTGCCATTCCCCTCATTAACTTTATTGCCTTGGGTTACCTACTGGATGTGGAAGGCAGAGTCGCCCGTACGGGAAAAATTCGCCTCGCTTTTCCGCTGCTGGATATCGCGCCTCGACTGGGAACCATAGTGCTTGGCACCGGTCTCTGGCTGATCCCATTGTTTCTGCTCTCCGGTGCTGCCGCGGATGCTCGACTTGTTGATCCGGGGGGCACCAGCTATCAGACGCTCCATTTTATCAATCGTCTGGTTTCAATTTTTGTTGCCTTGCATCTCTGTCTGGCATTGGCCCGCGGGGGAACCTTTTCCTGCTATCTGCGCCCACTCAAGAATGCGATCTGGTTATTCAAACAGCTTCGCGCCGGCGGGTACTGGGAACGGGCGGCACAAAACGTCAGTGAGTTTGTCTCTTCGCTCAAACTGGGGCAGAACTTCTCACTGGGGTTGCGTGGTTTTCTGGGGGCCTTAGCCTGGCTCTTGATCCCTTCACTCATGTTTGCTTCCGCCAGTTCCCCTGATGGAGGCAAGGGAGGTCCGGTTCTGGTCACCCTCCTGGGAGGCTTGATGCTGGTGATCGTCCTGGGCTGGCTACCTCTGTTGCAGGCTCACTTTGCAGCGGAGAATCGATTGCGGGCTATGTTTGAACTGCGGACCATCCGCAGGAAATTCAAACGGACGCCGATCGCCTGGCTGGTGGCTTTGATCGTTGTCTATGTGCTCTCGCTTCCTCTCTACCTGTTTAAGGTGGCTGCACTCCCCCGGGATGCGATGTGGGGCATTACCCTGATCTTTGTTGCCACCATCTATCCCACAAAAATTCTGCTGGGCTGGGTCTATTACCGCGCCTCCTCCAAAACCCGAAATGCCTGGTTTGGTTGGCGCTGGTTGAGCAGGACTCTGATTCTGCCACTACTGTCACTGTATGTCTTTCTGTTGTTCTTTACACAGTTTATCGGCATGCATGGCAATCGAGTGCTGATGGAACACCACGTCTTTTTGTTGCCGGTTCCATTCTGA
- a CDS encoding elongation factor G translates to MNDYKVDDVRNVALVGHGAVGKTTVADLLLFQSGMTPRLGSVDEGTSLLDTDEEEIDHRISIASTLVHFDHAGHHINLIDTPGYPDFIGQVSGALRAVETALILLNAGHGVEINALRVSRMAQEAGIARMIVLNKCDTENIDYDSLLDSIRETFGSNCVPINLPVGLGADFQAVCDLVNYSEPPAEGTLGDPEATRQALIESIVESNEGLLERFFDGEELSARELSANIPKAMAAGTLIPVLFMSAKTGVGVSEFMDAMSNYTLCPQDIQRMEQTKDGRSVVIDPSPEQPFVAQVIKTRIDPFISKMSYLRVFSGKLDKDTAVVNVRTGKPVRINQLLDVQGGKQEPVDSVSVGDIFAVAKVDDLQPGDTLTADANGDGLSLPEIKYPHPVVGLAVEPKSQNDQQKISGALHKLEEEDQTFHVIHDEETHEMVMQGMSELHLKIMQEKLLHRDKVEVLTHQPKVPYRETIMASAEGSYRHKKQSGGAGQFAEVHLRVSPMPAGVDPETYFTKENFDHLRSYQYDPDLNFAFVDRISGGSIPNQFIPAVEKGVRERMKQGVIAGCQIQDLICEVYFGKDHPVDSNETAFKIAGSKCFSELFGKARPALMEPIVKIEILIPEECVGDISSDLSSRRGRMEGMQVSQGGYEIIQARVPLAEIMTYARTLSSLSGGRGTYDIELSHYEMIPPNEQSKVIEILNQARE, encoded by the coding sequence ATGAACGATTATAAGGTAGACGACGTTAGGAATGTGGCACTGGTCGGCCACGGGGCTGTTGGCAAAACAACTGTAGCCGATCTTTTGCTTTTTCAATCGGGAATGACCCCCCGACTTGGGTCTGTGGATGAAGGTACCAGTTTGCTGGATACAGACGAGGAAGAAATCGATCATCGGATTTCCATCGCCTCTACCCTGGTTCACTTTGATCATGCCGGTCACCACATCAATCTGATCGATACCCCCGGCTATCCTGATTTCATCGGGCAGGTCTCCGGTGCGCTGCGTGCCGTCGAGACCGCCCTGATTCTGCTCAACGCCGGTCATGGCGTGGAAATCAATGCCCTGCGAGTTTCCCGGATGGCCCAGGAGGCAGGCATCGCCCGTATGATCGTCCTGAATAAATGTGATACAGAGAATATCGACTATGATTCACTGCTCGATTCCATCCGTGAGACGTTCGGCTCCAACTGTGTTCCCATTAACCTGCCTGTGGGACTGGGGGCCGATTTTCAAGCGGTGTGTGATCTGGTTAATTATTCTGAGCCACCTGCAGAGGGAACGCTGGGAGATCCGGAGGCGACCCGTCAGGCGCTGATCGAATCAATTGTGGAATCGAATGAAGGGTTGCTGGAGCGGTTCTTTGATGGAGAGGAACTCAGTGCCCGTGAACTGTCTGCAAACATTCCTAAGGCAATGGCGGCGGGGACACTGATTCCCGTGCTCTTCATGAGCGCAAAAACCGGCGTGGGGGTCAGTGAATTCATGGACGCCATGTCCAACTACACATTGTGTCCGCAGGATATTCAGCGGATGGAACAGACCAAAGATGGTCGTTCGGTGGTGATTGACCCTTCGCCGGAGCAGCCGTTTGTTGCTCAGGTGATTAAGACACGCATCGACCCCTTCATATCAAAGATGAGCTATCTGCGTGTCTTCTCCGGAAAACTGGATAAAGATACGGCTGTGGTCAATGTCCGCACGGGGAAGCCGGTTCGAATCAATCAACTGCTTGACGTCCAGGGTGGCAAACAGGAACCCGTCGATTCTGTTTCCGTGGGCGATATTTTTGCGGTAGCCAAAGTTGATGACCTGCAGCCGGGAGATACCCTTACCGCCGATGCGAATGGAGACGGTCTTTCACTGCCGGAAATCAAGTACCCCCATCCGGTGGTCGGGTTAGCTGTGGAGCCTAAAAGCCAGAATGACCAGCAGAAGATTTCCGGTGCACTGCACAAACTGGAAGAAGAAGACCAGACCTTCCATGTGATCCACGATGAAGAGACACATGAAATGGTAATGCAGGGGATGAGTGAACTGCATCTGAAAATCATGCAGGAAAAACTGCTACATCGTGATAAAGTAGAAGTGCTGACGCACCAACCCAAGGTCCCGTATCGCGAAACGATCATGGCGAGTGCGGAGGGTAGTTACCGACACAAGAAACAGTCGGGTGGTGCAGGGCAGTTTGCCGAAGTACACCTGCGGGTCTCACCTATGCCTGCCGGCGTTGATCCCGAGACCTATTTCACGAAAGAAAACTTCGATCATCTGCGCAGTTATCAATACGATCCGGATTTGAACTTTGCCTTTGTCGACCGGATTTCAGGTGGCTCAATCCCCAATCAGTTCATCCCGGCGGTCGAGAAAGGAGTTCGCGAGCGAATGAAGCAGGGGGTGATTGCAGGCTGTCAGATTCAGGATCTGATCTGCGAGGTTTACTTTGGAAAAGATCATCCAGTCGACAGTAACGAAACTGCGTTTAAAATTGCGGGGAGCAAATGTTTCTCGGAACTCTTCGGAAAAGCACGTCCGGCGCTGATGGAACCGATCGTTAAGATTGAAATTCTGATTCCCGAAGAATGCGTCGGCGATATCAGCAGCGATCTTTCCAGTCGACGGGGACGTATGGAAGGTATGCAGGTCTCCCAAGGAGGCTACGAAATCATTCAGGCGCGTGTCCCTCTGGCTGAAATCATGACCTATGCCCGTACGCTTTCCAGTCTCTCCGGAGGCCGGGGAACCTATGACATTGAACTGAGTCACTACGAAATGATTCCGCCCAACGAGCAATCCAAGGTGATTGAGATTCTCAACCAGGCCAGAGAATGA